The DNA window ATCCTGAGTTTCACGCTTCACCCGATGAAATGTCTGATGTTGACGTGATTGAGATGGTATGTGATTGGACGGCGATCGCGCAAGAACTGAGAGGGGAAAGATGTAGCCCAAGGAAATGGGCAGATGAAAATATTGGAGCTGAAAAACGTTTTAACTTCTGTGAAGCAAAAAAACGGTTCATTTATCAAGTGATTGATGATGTTGAGCGTCAATTAGGATTATCAACCAACTGTTAACGCTGACTCATAACGTGATGATATTGCTTACTATAACGAGCATAAGGTTTTGCTAACCAAAACAACCAAAATTTGAATTATTTAAGTGCCGCTATTGCTGCGGTGTTGATGAACAATTCAACCGAAATTAAAGGTGAACAAATGGCTACTGCAACTAAAGCACTCGATCGCGTAATTTCAATCGACGAGAAACGTCGCTTAATGTTAATTGAAGTATTGCGGGAAGAAAGCGGACGCGAACTGGAAGCTCAAGCTCGTTTTAGTAATGGCGAAATTGAATTCGATTGGAAAGAACATAATGTTCAATTCCGAATTGATTACGCTGATACTAGCCTAAAAGAACTTCTGGAATATGCTCGAAAATTGTATGGGTTAGCTGACATTGATACAGTGCGCGAACGACGCGCCAAACACAAAGCTCAAATTCGCGCACGTCTCGAACGGAATTAACAAACATTATTTGCCTCTTTATGGAACAACTTCCCCTGGCTCAAAAAGTCAGGTGATTTTTTATCCTCCCACCCACCCCTCGATCGATATTTGATGGCCTTCAACTTTTATCGAGCGAATTGATACCGATTTTAGGGGGTAAAAAAAGCCCTAAAAATTCCTCCTATTTCCTCTTTATTCCTATTCATCCCTACTTATTCCTATTATTTCCTTTTTATTCCTACTTTCGAGCCAAATTTTCAAATTTAATTGCGAATAATTCTTGTTTTTGGAGGGATTTTTTGCACATCCGCACCTACTCATTTTAGTAGCTATTCAGGAGCAAGCCATGTCAAATGTGCGTACAAAATGAATTGCTAAGAATTTGTACTTATTTTAGGTTAGTTTACATAGTATATTTGTCGCTTGCTTTTGAATTTAGATTCTTCCCAAACGCATCGCAACACCCCTACTCAACCACATAGTTAACCGAGTAAGATGTCCTATGACCACTAACCCACTGAGCGATCGCAAAATCATCGACTCCTGGCACAAAAATGCACGCCCTTGGACGAGCGCAGTTCGCCAAGGACACATACTGAGTCGTAAGCTAGTCACGGATCGTGCGATCGTTGATGCTGTAGTTGAACGATATCCCAAAAACGTCCTGGATCTGGGATGTGGCGAGGGATGGTTGGCGCGTGCGTTATCAGCGAAAGGGATTGAAGTTCTGGGAGTCGATGTTGTACCCGAATTAATCGAACAAGCGCGATCGGCTCTCGGCAGTCGATTCGAGTTACTATCCTATGAGGAGATAGCCGCTGGGAAGCTCAACCAGAAATTTGATGCTGTAGTCTCGAACTTCGCGCTACTTGGTAATGAGTCTGTAGTGGGTTTGTTCGCCAAAATGCGTTCGCGAAGCGTGCCGGAGGCATATCGCTACTCAATCCAGAGGGATATTTTATCGTTCAAACCATTCATCCACTAATAGGCTGCGGCGAACACCAATATGAAGA is part of the Phormidium ambiguum IAM M-71 genome and encodes:
- a CDS encoding class I SAM-dependent methyltransferase, yielding MTTNPLSDRKIIDSWHKNARPWTSAVRQGHILSRKLVTDRAIVDAVVERYPKNVLDLGCGEGWLARALSAKGIEVLGVDVVPELIEQARSALGSRFELLSYEEIAAGKLNQKFDAVVSNFALLGNESVVGLFAKMRSRSVPEAYRYSIQRDILSFKPFIH